TCTTCTCATTTAATGTGAGGTGCTCTCTTATCATCTAGTTGTGTACCGAATTTTCCAAGTTAATTCTTACCACACAATGTCTGCAAAGGCAGTGAGCAGGGGCTTGCAATGGTACTTAGCGCCATGTTTGACACACAGGGACTTCACCATGGGGGCCACCTTGTAGAAGTTGTGTCGAGGCATCCTCGggaaaaggctgagaggagagaaagaagatGATTTACTGGGAGTTGTAGTTGACACTTAGGCCTCATAAAAATCTCTCCCCTCTGCAGAAACCTCAGCTAGTCAACGACTTTCACCTCTTCCTGCAGGGCTTGCATTCACAGGGACTGTAGGGAAATCCCATCTTTCTCCAGATATCCACAGTAATCAGTTCTCCATGAGGATACCCTTCCTCccactgggacctgccccttacCTGTTCATTGCCAGGGACTCATACTCACTGATGCTCAATTTGGAAGTTCAGATGCCCAGTAAACCAGTCATTGAATATTGATTGATGCACATTACATGTTCCCTGAagctggaagaggaggaagaactgAGAGTGAACCTGTAAATGTTAGGATCAGCACAGGTATGTCTGTTTCCACCTGCCCCATAAGGGTCCTCATTCCTTTATACTTCCCCATTTAGAAGAGGTTCCCCTTTAGGGTTAGGTGCACATGGATGTCCCAGATCAGGCAGCTTCTGCCATGTATTTTTCTAACATCACCAGATCCTGATACCCTTCCAACAGACACTTGCAAAGCACCGAGGCATATACATCACTAAAAACAATCCAAATTCACCCAGTGCAACAGTCATCAAGctttgtcccagaggggaggggtctGTTCTGGGAGGGAATGAACCCTGAGTGTAGCCCTTTTCCCCAGTCAGTGCTTCTACTGGAAACTTCCACTGACTGGGGTGGAGCTAAGAGGATGAAGTTCAGttctgacaaatgcaaggtaatacatttaaaaaagacTAATTCAAAAtagaaatacaaaatgggtgacacctggttGGATGGCAGAGCTACAGAGAAAGATCTGGGAGTCTTCTtgaatcacagactcaatatgagctTGCAGTGCGATGTAGCTTCTAAAAAGATGAATGCATTTTTAGGATGCATTTCTAGAAGGTGCAAAGACACAGGAGGGAATAGTGCCTCTTTACTCGGCGCTGGTTAGGCCTAATTTAGAATACTGTGTGCAGATTTGGCCTCTGCATCTTAAAAAGGGCATGGGGaagttagagaggatccagaggtggatgacaaaaatgataaagggctaaGGAAGCAAGGAAATAGGCATTATCAGCTcatggaaaaggcacttaaaaggggacatgatagctgtcttgaaatatctgaaggtctgccatgaagaagagggaaaacaccatTTCTCTCTTCATGCAGAAAGTAGCATGTGGACTAATGGTTTGAAATCTCTGCAAGGTTTAGATTGgctataaggaaaaacttcttcactattagaaGACTGAGGCTGTGGAATAGACCGCCTGGGGAAGATTGCCTAGGTaaggaatctccatcattggagatgttcaagatATTTCTGAACTTTGATGGTTGCTGCATGGTACCAGGAAAGAATTTCCCCTCCACTCCTGCTGCTATGTGTTAAAGTTTATTTTGTATGGACTATGGGGATTtgtgccttcttctgtagcaggggcagagcccatTTCCTTGGATCTTTTGGGGATGCAGcgacctttgcagcagcaggttgttggccaccatggtccccctgctttacttgtggcaggttagggtgttatatctTGGGTTTTGTGTCAGGTTTTACAGTATAGTTTTGCTAATAAGTTAGACCAGGGGCTTTCAATCTTTTTCAATCATTTTACCCCCAGGTGTCCGGACGCAGAGCAGTatacccctggctgctgagcggggtgggggagagtggcatgcagctggatgcgaaggcagcagcagctgcatgtgaacttcccctgccccccacatctggcTGGGTGGGCGGCACCTGTGCGGCAGTGTGGGATGGTGCATAGTGGCACTCCATCCCCTTGTGTACccactagggccttctcaagtacccccaggggtacatgtaccaccagtTGACATCCCttagtggatttgtataggatggtttgcatacggatgatcctgcctcatgcatgggggttggactagaagacctctggaggtcccttccagtcttacttttCTGTGATTGATGCTTATGCTTTTATCCAATTGCTATCACTACATAGTACATGAATGTCACTCAGAGCACAGTTTAGAAAGATGGGCCAGAACCTAGGGTTCTTTCGTGCCAGGGGAAGGCCCTCCTCAATGGAGTCACACTTCCTGTTGCATATATTTTCTGTTGCCCCATGTATGTTTCATTTCCAGCTTTCTAGTGGCTCTGTTGCAGCACAAGGGGGTAGACTGGCCCAATGCACTTCTCAGGGAAGTGCGAGATATGGGTCAACCTTCCTCTGATTGTACAAGATGTAAAACCTGGGCAGGCAATCCCTCAGAAATAGCACAGTGAGCTGTCCTACACAGTGAGCTGTTGGCCTGAAAGTTGGATGGGCCCTGTTCTGTCCATGTTGATATTTCCCATAGAGTGAAAGGGATTCATTTATTAGGCAAGTAATAGTCTCTCACCACTGAAGAATAGGAGAGAGAGGTATTTTTTTGAGGGGATTAAGATCAGTGAAGACTACCAATGATACAACTAGAAAGTTAGTGGTATGTGAAGGTGGATTAAGACTGGTCTCTGGATATGCACTGGACTGCCTATTGTGAGATTCAgacagcttggtgtcaccttgGGGAGATTGTTATTGTGATTATTCTCCTGAGGCTGAAGGTGTCATTTTCTCAGTAACCATGGGAAAGACTTATAGGATTTGATCTTAAGTGCTATTGTCAGGCCTCCTGCAGTCTCTATATCACTCCCTATCAAACATCTTTCCCTTCCAACCACCACAGTGGACACAGTCATCTGGGAGTCTGTGGCCTGAGAGGAGATAATTCATACCTGGGTTGAGAACCAGTCCATGTTCTTATCATAATCAATATTCATGGGAATGTGGCTCATCTGTGTGACCCAAGCAGTCCAAATACTGTTCAGGACTCTATGAAAACAAaaacacgcatgcacacatgaaGTAGTCACTGATCCAGAAGCTGCTCAAACTCATAAAGTATATACCTCCTTTACTGCTGCCAGTAACACTGATGATGATGCTGGTCTCCTAAGACTATGTGCTTTACCAGCATCAGTCAGTGATTGACCACAAGCAGCACCTCCGGATAAGGAACGTGACAAAAACCTTAAGTTCAACCCATTTCTTGATAACCAGAGGTGTTGTCATGATGCATTCTCCATCCTGACTCACAGTATGGCAGTCAAAGGAGTGTCTTCGAAGTACTACAGAGTTCCCTCCTGGTACAGAAATAAGAAGCAAGTGAGAAAATTAGGAAGGATGGGTGGCTGTGTTGAAAGAGGCAAAGTGGGCTGAGTTGTAGCCTGAGGTTCTGATggagaacttttttttaaagcttggtCTGAGCATGTGTTGATGTAAATGGTTGCTGTAAGTAGTTCAACAGATAGGACAACTGGATACCCTTTCACCCCAGGGGAAGATGGGAATCTTGGCctagcagcagggcctggggactGTTCCATGATTGCTTCTCCATGACCTTCTTTTTAATTGTATTAGGTGAGTTATTCACTGTGGGAAAGTAGGATCATTTTGTAACTGTTTTGCTGCCAGGGTGGCTGTCTGTCAGAGAAAGGGGGAGGCTCTGAGAGAGATGGGGAGGAGAGAATGGGTAAAGGGGACAGAGAGAAACTCATAGGGGGGACAGAGCAGAAAAGGAACAGTCCAAGGGAGGACAAAGTAGAGTCGAAGGAAGGACAGAGGGATCTGCAGTGCTACAAAAAAGCCTTTGTTTGAAGCAGAATCTGCTGTGTTGTTTGGGACGTCAGCATTTTAGCCTCTCTTTCCTCCTTCGAAGAAGAAATATACCCCCTACCTAGGACCAAAAAGCAGGAGATCTCCGAGGCTGGGGTGTTACTGCTTAATGTGTAAGTCAGGGACAAAGACAAGGATCTCAAACAGGAGCTTGCCCCTTGAGAAGCCATCTCAGGGCTTGCTTCAGGGGATACCCTCAGAAGAGGCAGATGAGGCAAGGCTTCTTCCTGGAGCGTCCTGAGGCACAGCCTCCCCTGGAAGATGTGTAATTCCATGACAGTGGCCTGAGTGATtagagaggagggagaagagagacagATTGACCCAGGGGAACAAGGAAGAGAAGGTGTGGCAGAGCCAGAGACATTGTTGGGTTCAAGGAGTGATACCTGATCAGGACAATATAGCCCAGCAAAGCCTTCAGCTCCAATAGGGGCTTGTAGAGGAGAAACAGCCAGATGAAGTAGCTcagcacacaggccaggtcctgtcAAGAGGGAAGTGGAAAAATGTAACAGTTAGTCATGGCCTCCCTTATTCCCTTGTGGATCCTTTAGTTTGCTGGATTTTGCCGATCTTGTCCATTAGCAATTGTGGAATGACCCAGCAGGTACCCACACTCAGTACCCCTGAAGGTTATATTTATGAACAGGGAAACACTGGATTGCATCAGTGCAGCTCCCCCTACCCCATCTTTTAGGAACACATCTGGTAGTGCCTGACTACAATGCATATGCTGTATTTTGAATAGTTGCGCCAATCACCATGGTTTCAGGGCTTGCATGTGAACATGTTTCCATGGCTAAATCATCTTATATTAAACAATACTCCTCCACCCCAAGAAAGGATTACCCCACTTACAACTAGTGAACACCACAGAGTACATAATTCACTCTTCCTGACAAATAGCACCGGGCTCCCTGCAATCACCACATATTCTTCTTTTCATTCACTACAGTGTGCCCCTTTATAATAAACttctgtgcaacttctgtccaGGACTGCTGTTTCTGAGTGTTTGTTAGTAGTCTGGCTGGTCATAGGGGGACTTTAGTGAAAGGGGTTGCATGATCTGGGGTGGTATCATCAAAGGGTCCAAGTTAGGTTATGACTTCTGGTCCACAGAGCTGATGGCCAGAAAACAGGATCAACTGCAGTGTGCTCATAGAGGAAATAAAAATCTATATTTATGTGGTAGGCATGATATAAACATAGCACACACCACACAGGCCAGAACAGTGTGCAAGAGGCTCCAGCCCCTTGAACTTCTCAAGCTGGGATGCTGCTCTGCAGCAGGTTTTCAGGTGAATACCAGGTTTCATAAATTAGCTACACCCGAAGCTCACAAACGAGGCAAAGACTTGGAAAAggaatgggcatttttacatgtgctctgggaggcatgggcaggggcattaTAATTAGTAAGCcctgctaattaaaagcacctggccgTCATTTTTATCAGCGtcccccatgctgaaaagtggcagcggggcactctgaactaaagctcattgaatgagctttagttcaaagcgccccaccaccattttgcggcgtagggatgctgatacatgtgacgccagaggctgctgcagtgtatttatttctgtgtttgattaatcaagtctgctccgatgtgctggatttccagtgcgtcAGAGCTGCTCCCTGCACATGCCTAGGAGCCCGAAGTTTCCAGGGTGTGACTTCTCATGTTCTTCTGTCTCATTCAAAGCTTCTTGAGTATCCCAACTCTTGGACATGTAGTACTTACCAGCCACTGTTTTCTTTGGATTATGTGGTAGAAAGTGTAGAATTGGATGTAGGTGGAAAACAGAAATGGAGGCACTGCTGGAAACGGACATGAGGAGAACAGGGACATGTTATTAGCTACATTATTAAAATCAGACAATCTACCCTCAAAAGAGAGGTCTGTGAGGCCACAGGTTCCTCTAGTAACTGAGCTGGTCTCATGTACAGGGCAGGAAACCAGAGAGCTGCATGAGTGCTTTCATGGTATCCAAGGAAACTGAATTGTATAGAATCATCTTGCAACTCAGAGTCATCCAGCTCATGTAAGTCATTCACCCTCATTCTGCAAAATATGCTTGTACAGATGCTGGCAGACAGTGTATGGCCTAGACACTACATACCCAAGCAAGGACAGATAATGGTTGATCAGGGTATAGGTGGCCAGTCCAAATGGAGCATGCTAGATTAGGGGTTTATGAGAGTGGAAGCTATGGTCAAACCAGGCATCAGTCCTCATCCAAAAGAGCAAGCAGAAGGTTGAGATGAGGTCAAGGTTAGAGGAAGCAGTTGAATAAGGCCAGGAGGTCCAAGACAGAAACTGGAGCAAGCAGGAAGAGGCAAGATGGTCCAAGCCAGAAGTTCAGAGCAACAAATCACAAGCCAGAGGTCAAATGCCAAAgtcagattcagagattccaAGAatctgagaggtttttttttcttttttggaaaatgtttcatGTTCCAGGTGAAATTAGCCAGATCAAATCCAAATCCATTCGAATCATTCAAGAACcgtatgtggccctgctaccatcTGGGGTTTCAGATACTTCCATATCCTTtgacaggcatcctacatgcaggcccaagcctggaggcttggggttcagatgcccccaagttttgcttgccctcagctgtatggccacaggagcaagccagggaagagtctcccatttccataaagttggcatgtagccaagatcctcccactggaagctggcaaGTGAGAAGCTAATTATGAGGCTCTCATGgggagtcctgtctgcaagcagacaGGGGTGtaccctccactacacagtgccattttaattgcattttcagCTCGGGTATCAGACCAGtgcacttgatcttagcccacaagaggcagAGAATCTGAGAGATACAGCAAGGTAGTCTGTTGACAACACAGCTTGCTGCTGTTTGGTCCGAACTTATACAGGGCAGTGTGCGCTGGGCTCTCTTTCTAAAAGATGATTAGCCCGATTCCTTATTTGTTTGAGTTGAAGACTGGGACTTGCTCTGACCCAGGTAGGCTTTGGCTTATTGAAGAATACATTAGCTTGTCACCCATGTGCAGATGCCCAACCAAGTTCTGGAAATGGCTTCATCTTCATGACTTCACTCAGGCTGCTCTATGTCATGTAGGAGTCAGCTATGACTTGTCAGACTCTCTAAGCAGATAGTCTGTCATCAACCATGGGTGATCATTTCTGACAAGTATCACCAAGTCATTGAAGGATACCACGAATAGGCCTGTTTGCCACCCAGGTCAATTTAAGCATCTATATTTCTGAGGCACAAGGAGCACAAACCTATAATAATGGAGCAcactttttgtgatgctaatgcacagtagattaattctactgcacttTAGTGCatcagcacagtttttgcctgccgtgctaatgtgcagtagaattagtctactgcacatttaacaTCTTGTGTAGTTGTGCCCTGTGTCTCTCTCATTTAACTTGGCTAATATGGATTGCACTAGCAGATCAAATGGGTTTTAGTATGTGCGTACAAGCACAGGAAGAACACAGGGAGCTTCTCCTCAGTTTTCTAAAGCCTTTTAAGACCTGCCATTCAAATCATTAGCACACATAGCTTAATTCAACTAGTACAGGCTTGTTATGCTTGGCTACCATCACACTTCCGATTTGCTTTGAAGATGTGCCCTGAGATTGTGTTTGTCCATTTACATCTTCCTTTCTGTTGGTGGAGAATGAAAAATGGAATCCAAATAGGAGAGTGAGACAGGGAGGAGAGAAATGTAGCTGGTAGCCAGGGCGAGAGCGAGCATGTGCAAGAGCGGTGACAACATAGAAAGAATATTAGGAAATGACGAGGCAAGAGGATTCCATGCCCTTCACTCTACTTtctacatagtgggtgcatctacaagtgcattttACTGTGGAATTAACTAATTAGcaccacagtaaagcatcactgtccacatgtgtgccagtattagggtgtagtaaattaattaacttcactgtaagatagtactgttggggaccatactatcttatggcagggtAATTAACTGCCATCAAACTCTCACATGGATGGTGACCACCAGGTACAAAGTGCACCTGGTCAACCCAGCTAGCCAGGCCcagacccctggctcctgccagccttcTGACACCCAGTGCTGCAGAGCCCAGGattgcccccctgtgccccctgccagcccgaggctgctctgccccagctgtaaTTGCTGTGGTActgggtacacatgtagatgatCTGCCTAGAAGCAGTTAAACCTGGTGTGaactgctttggagtttattgtgttgccttaatagcacatgtagatgcacccagtgatgccCTGTCAAGCTGGCCAGGGGAAGGAGAAGCCTGTCTCTGCTCATTCCCCACTGGAAGGAACTAATTCTAGAAGCTCTAGCAACTGTTTGTAGGTGCCCTGTGTGGGATCAGAGATACTCACTGATGAAGAAGTACTTGTGCTGGTGGTTGTATGGCAGGAACTTTTTCTTCTTCATCCCAAGCTGTGAAAGGATAGGAGACCACAACATGTTATCTGGACTAGAACCACCCAGGCAAATATTCAAATTGTGCCCCAAACACTGAAATATTCCTTCAACACCTCCCAGTTTAAATTAATAAGAAACCTATCAGGAGAAGATGCAGCAGTGCTCCCACATGCAAAAACCTCTGTCCCAAAGAGACAAAATACAATGTGCAGCTGTCCTGTGCAGTGGTCCCTGGTGTCTGTAGAGGCTGTTCATCCTTTCATCCCACCATTCCCTGATGGACTCTACAGTCCATGAATTTTCTACCCCATCTCCTGCTTCTCTCTATCCCCTCAACAGTTGCATTGTTAAATTTATAACAGACAAAAAGAAGATCTATCTTCATGATGAAGAGAAGAGTGCTCTATGATGGAAAGGACTCAGAGAAAGAGTATAAAATACATTAGTCTGAATTTTTTTCTGTAAGCTAACATAAAGGTAATTCCACAGCAGCAGTCCAGGCCCTAACCTTCTATCTTATTTCTAGATTAAGGATGAACCAGTATGGAGCACACCCACTTGGTGCCTTTATGGTacagaaaatgaaaattattttctttcatcaGACTTTCCAGAAAAAGTCACCTGTGAACAAAGACTGCacctgaaaaaaatccatttggaGGATAAGCCCATGTAAGGGTTATAAAAGCCATTTCATTGGGCTCTTAGGATATTGCCCTGAGAGTTGGGGTTTCATTGTGTTTCCATTCTAATTAACTCCCAAGTGGCATTTTCTCAGTTGCATAACTGCCAGTTCTGACACTTAGGTGTATTTTGGGATCCTGTTCAAGAGCAGTGTGGAGGCACAAGGGTTCAAATGGCTAATGTTCATGTGCTGTAGCCTGCACTCAGGCTGGGCAGGTAAAAGCAGCTGTGGATTCTGCCCTACTCCCTTGCTTCCAAGCAGGCAAAGAGTTATCACTGATCAGATGTTCCCCATTCCCTTGATTCAATATATATTGAATGCAAGTTTCAGTGGCTTAATCTGAACAAGAGGGCCCGAAGTAGCTCTAACTCTGGCCTAACCTGTCATCTGGGGGTGCTAGAAAGTATGAGAGAGATGTAGATACCTCTTGTTTCATGCCAGGCTAAAGTTATGTAATGAATGCTTAAGAACTCATGTTCAAAGCAAAATAACTTTCCAGTCAGAGGACAGCTGACAGTCCTCAGTAGATATGTGGACACTCATGCATCCCCGCTAAACATGAGACATGAAACAGTATTTCCATTTACGTGCATAAATCAAAATAAGATTCCATCCATAGCATAGGTATCATGATCTGCTATCAGtttcagctgttttttttcttttcctgacctACTGTCTTCCTCATTTTTTACCTATTTCCATTCTTCATCTATGTTGTTGTGTATTTCTGGAACCATTGGGATTTCAAACAGCAAGTCCAGCCATCTGCTGGACCATTTCCAACATTTCTAATAAGCAGGTGTCGCACCTAATGTGATGTGTCAGGTACTAGAGAGTCAATACCTGACCATCAATAACATCCTGACATTAGAAGAAACCAAGCTATTCCATGTTCACCTCCACAGAGAGTTTCTTTCCCAAGGTGAACAAGAACGGATGCAAGTTGACATCAGGGTCTTTGCGGAAGCAATTTGTCTTAGCATGATGCTGGCCGTGCAGGTGATTCCACCAGCTGCATGAGAATCCCTGTAGGAAGGGTGACCAGAGGTTACAAACATCAGTGCGATCAGAAGGGAACACTTGCAGCCATTGCTTCTTCCCTTCACTCTGAAAGTTATATCCTGTTCCTCTTCCTGGTATATTCAGGATATAGTCCCTCCAGGAGACATTTTCTGACTCAAAAGAGAGAGATTACTCCTCCTGAAGCTTCATAGAACACTACCTGGGTATAGGAGTGCACtgagatgtgcctgctcctttaaggctgAAGCAGCCcggccagggagctctgcaggctaagcacagctccacagctgcaggttgcctgggcAACAGCCTAATGGGGAAAttgggcagcacctgtgggtgtcAGATGACAGGAAGCAAGCAGGGTTTCAGGGCATatgagcccagggctggggctagcaggggcACTGTCTCTCTGGCAAGTGCTAGGGGAAGGAGCTCCTCTGCATGAGGGAACTACCTAAGATGCGGTGctgcctgttttcctgcccaagtacagcaAGATGCCAGGAGCCTTCCAGGTGCCTAGGGCTAGGGGCATATATCCCTAAGGGTGGAAGTCTGTCCTCTTAAAGGGGCATAGCACTGTTGCCATTTGCTAgtgtttaagttatagcccaAGGGCTTATGCTTGTGTTACTGTTTGCACTGgaggactgggatgaggctataaggggaggtttggaagcctcattagtgcctggagaAAGGGGCATATGATTTGGGTACAGCCGGGTGATAGGCAAAGAGAGAGGGGTGCAGCTACAGGGgcgcagagcccagcaccagaggggcgcAGAAGTGACAGATAGTAGTATAACACCTGGAAggcttgggacatggtaaaggggaggttggagctgtGCATTACACCCTTAGTATTAGGGCATAAATGGGGCAGTCTCCTTCCCAGAAACAACGTATTAATTATATTAAAGGTGTGGTGGGCGAGACAGGTGGGAGGGCTGATGTAGTGATTGCCCTCAGGActgccccctgtcacactgggGCAGGTATTTACTGCGAATGAGCCCATCACAACAAACTGAGCCAAGTGGTTCCATTTGGTCTTGCAGAACACTGAGAGGTGCCCCAAATCATGCTGCAGAACCAGACACTGttgctgcaaagaaaaaaaaaaaaagatgcactgagaaaagaaaacacaagGTACAGAAAACTATTCTCAACATGCTCAGTCACAGAGGCCCCTTCCCCCATGGTGCTGAAACTGCCTCCTTCTCTCAACCCATTGTACTGGGTCAGAGACCCTCTAGTGGATGACAGCAGGGAGGCATTTCCATGAGTTACCCAGCAGGGCCTTCATAAGTTGTAATTCAGCCAGAAATTCTTAGGTAGAAACTCTCCACTGACTGTAGTTTAATTCAATCTGGTCACTGTGTTCCCAGAACTACTCAGGGCTCTGTCTGCACTTACATACAAAACACTGATTCTCCATTATCTTGCAGCTTACATGGTCTTTAGA
This genomic window from Alligator mississippiensis isolate rAllMis1 chromosome 2, rAllMis1, whole genome shotgun sequence contains:
- the LOC102564994 gene encoding acyl-CoA (8-3)-desaturase isoform X1, producing MEELQAGVKSASRLFTWEEIKFFSGQGHPQQERWLVIDRKVYDIGKFYHHHPGGSKVIRHYTGQDATDAFVAFHPDKALVRKYMRSLLIGKLAPDQPSFEPHKNKLLVQDFRELCSTVERMGLLKPSGLFFFLNFLQIPLFQAASWLILWYFRMSLMSLVISAVLMATSMQQCLVLQHDLGHLSVFCKTKWNHLAQFVVMGSFAGFSCSWWNHLHGQHHAKTNCFRKDPDVNLHPFLFTLGKKLSVELGMKKKKFLPYNHQHKYFFITVPPFLFSTYIQFYTFYHIIQRKQWLDLACVLSYFIWLFLLYKPLLELKALLGYIVLIRVLNSIWTAWVTQMSHIPMNIDYDKNMDWFSTQLQGTCNVHQSIFNDWFTGHLNFQIEHHLFPRMPRHNFYKVAPMVKSLCVKHGAKYHCKPLLTAFADIVWSLKESGDLWLDAYLHK
- the LOC102564994 gene encoding acyl-CoA (8-3)-desaturase isoform X2, which codes for MEELQAGVKSASRLFTWEEIKFFSGQGHPQQERWLVIDRKVYDIGKFYHHHPGGSKVIRHYTGQDATDAFVAFHPDKALVRKYMRSLLIGKLAPDQPSFEPHKNKLLVQDFRELCSTVERMGLLKPSGLFFFLNFLQIPLFQAASWLILWYFRMSLMSLVISAVLMATSMQQCLVLQHDLGHLSVFCKTKWNHLAQFVVMGSFAGFSCSWWNHLHGQHHAKTNCFRKDPDVNLHPFLFTLGKKLSVELGMKKKKFLPYNHQHKYFFIMPPFLFSTYIQFYTFYHIIQRKQWLDLACVLSYFIWLFLLYKPLLELKALLGYIVLIRVLNSIWTAWVTQMSHIPMNIDYDKNMDWFSTQLQGTCNVHQSIFNDWFTGHLNFQIEHHLFPRMPRHNFYKVAPMVKSLCVKHGAKYHCKPLLTAFADIVWSLKESGDLWLDAYLHK